A window of Microbacterium sp. Root61 genomic DNA:
TCTGCTCGCCGCCGATCAGCGACGCGATGCGCTCGGCGCCGTGTCCGGCGCGGGAGAGCGTCTCGCCCTCCAACCCGTGGCTGAAGAACCCGCCCTCCGACAGCATGAGCTGCAGCGCACGCGCCTGCTCGATCGGAGAGCTCGCGTCGGCGACGGCCGTGGACGCGACATCCGCGAGGTCCTGTGGGACGCCGACCTGCTTGGGCAGCTTCACGGGCGCGAACCGGACCCCGGCGAGCTTCTCGTCGGGGACGTCCTTCGGGATCACGGTTGTGAGCGTGTACGCGTCGCCCTTGCGCAGGCGTGCGGTGACCACGCCGGTCTCGGTCGAATCGTTGTAGTAGGCCGAGCGGCGCAGATCGTCTGCGCGGTCGCCGGAGAACGTGACGCTGGTGGTGGCACCGGCATCCGGTAGCCAGACGCCCGCGTAGTCGCCCACCTCGACCTGCAGGGTGACCGGGGTCCCCTCGGCGTCGGGAGACATGTTGCCGCGCACCGGGGTGAACGCGCTCGAGGAGCCGGCGCCGCTGTCGGACACGTTGTAGACGGTGCCGTTGTAGGCGTCCATGGCCGCGATGCGCACCCGGGCGCCCTCGGGCAGACCGCTCACGGTGAACAGCGGCGTCTCGAGGTCGTCGCGGACGTAGCCGCGGAAGCCCTGCAGCGGACTCGCATACTGCTTCACGTCGAACGGCGGGATCACGACGTCGCGCAGCACGTAGCGCGGCGAGTCGGGTGCGGCGAAGGCGCTGGCGGCCACCCCGACCGAGGCGGCGACGGCGATGATCACGCCACCCGCGACGACACGGCGCAGGGCGCTGGAGGCGACGGCGTCTCCCCCGATCGAGACGGCGCCGGGTGCGGGCGCCCACGCCTGGCGGACGGCGAGCCAGACGAGCGCGACGACGGCGAAGACGGCGCCCTGGACGAGGGGGAACGCCGGCTGCGAAGTGCCGAGGGCGATCTGCACGGCGAGGAACGCGCCCGCCGGAACGAGCGCCCACGCCGCGTGCCGCGCCCGCAGCGCGAGGCTGCCGGTCAGGACGGCGGCGACCAGGCCGAGCAGGAACGGGACGATGAGATGACCATCGGATGCCGCGACCGGGGCGACCGTGGTGAGCAGTTGCTTCCACGATGTCACCACACCGACCGCGAGCTGGCGGAGCGTGTCCAGGGTCGGGATGACGCCCGCCACGGTGGTGTGCGGCAGCGCCAGCACGCCGCCGAAGAGGAAGTAGGCCGCGACCGTGAGTCCGGAGATGATCAGGATGCCCCAGCGCAACAGTGCGCCGAGGGTGGCGATCGCGAGGCCGACGATCAGGGCACCGATGGCGGCGACGAGATAGCCGGGGCCGCCGAACGTGGGCCAGAAGCCGGCGATCGGCACGGCGAGCAGCAGCAGAGCCGCGCCGAGGTCGAGCAGCCAGCGGCGCAGCGGACGGGCGGTCGTGGTCGAGGTGTCGGTCATGCCAGCACCTTCCTGAGGGCTCCGGCGAGCTGGTCGAGGGCGCCGACGGTCAACACGTCCGCCTCGCCGATGCGGCGCAGCCCGGGTGCGGCGCCGGTTTCGACGACGACCGCGAGGGCGCGTGCGCCGTAGGGCAGGCGCGCGCAGGCGATGCGCAGCTGGGCGGCGCTGACCGCGCTGCCGCACACGAGCACGACGACGCTGGCGAGCGCGATGGAGGCGGAGACGACACCGGCGAGCTCGACGATGCCACCCTCGCGGGGACGGGACTGCTCGAGTCCGGACAGTGCGTCGAGGAACTGCTTGCCGGTCGCGGCGGGCAGCTCACGGCCCTGCACGCGCACCTCGACGCGCTGGGAGTCGCGCAGGGCGCGCAGTCCGAGCGATCCGGCGGCGGAGATGGCCAGCTCGAACTCGGCCCCGTCGCGGTAGTCGGCGGCGCTGCGGGAGAGCCCGATCACGAAGTGCGAACGGCGGGTCTCCTCGTACTGACGCACCATGACACTGCCGGTGCGGGCCGTGGACTTCCAGTGCACGTGGCGAAGGTCATCGCCCGGCTGGTATTCGCGCAACGCGTGGAAGGAGACATCGTCGGGCGACAGGTCGGTGGTGGGAAGGCCGTCGAGGTCGCGCAGGAACCCGAGCGACTGGCCGCTGAACAGCACGGTGCGGGGATGCACGTACAGGTCGACGGGCTCGTCGCGGCGGTGGACCCGCTCGAAGAGTCCGAGCGGGTCGCCGCGCACGACGCTCACGGGACCGACCTGCAGGATGCCGCGCTTCTGCGTCGGGATCGCGAACAGCTCTTCGGCCTCGTCGCCGGCGTGCAGGCGGCGCACCGAGAAGACACCGCGGCCCGAGCCGACCGGCAGGACGACGCGGGAGGGCAGGATGGCGCGGTTTCCGGTGTTCGCGAGGGTCAGCGCGCCGACCGCCCGCTCGCCGACGACGACGCGCGTGCGGTTGAGATCGAGTGTGACGTCGTACGCGGTGCGGCCGATCAGGAACAGGGCGCACAGCACCAGCGTGACGCCGATGATCAGCGCCGCGATCGTGAGCTCCCACCAGCCGAGCATCTCGCCCGCGATCCAGAGGATCAGCGCGGTCGCGATGAGCACCCAGGTGACGGGGCGCGCGATGCCGAGCAGTTCGCGCGTACGCCGCAGGACGCGGGATGCCACGGGACCCGCGACCTCCCGCCATCCGGCACGATCCCCGGCGGGGATCGACCCGAGTGTCTCGCTCGTCATCAGGCCGCAGACCTCGCCTGGGGAGCGCCGACCGAGTCCAGCACGCGGTTGATGACCGTCTCGGCCGTCGTACCGGAGAACTCCGCCTCGGGGTCGAGCACGATGCGGTGCGTCCAGACGGCCGCAGCGAGGTCCTTGATGTCGTCGGGCGTGACGAAGTGGCGGCCCTGGGCGGCGGCCCAGACCTTGGCGATGCGGATCATCGAGATCGCGCCGCGGACCGAGACGCCCAGACGGGTGGCGGAGTCGTTGCGCGTGGCTTCGGAGAGCTGGGCGGTGTAGCGCAGCACGGCGGACTCGACGTGCGTGGTCGCCGCGAGATCGGCCATGTCGGCCACGGCGCTCGTCGTGATCAGCGCGGGGAGGTGAGCCGACGGGTTGCGGTCGGAGGCACCGGCAAGGATCTGCTCGGTGGTCGCGAGATCCGGGTAGCCGATCGAGGTCTTCACGAGGAAGCGGTCAAGCTGCGCCTCGGGCAGCTTGTAGGTGCCGGCCTGCTCGATGGGGTTCTGCGTCGCGATCACCAGGAACGGACGACCCGCGTCGTGCGTGACGCCGTCGACGGTGACGCGCGACTCCTCCATGACCTCCAGGAGGGCGGACTGCGTCTTGGGCGAGGCGCGGTTGATCTCGTCCGCGAGCACGATCGAGGAGAAGATCGGGCCCTTGTGGAACTCGAACTTGTGCGCAGCCTGGTCGTAGATGGTGACACCCGTGACGTCGGAGGGCAGCAGGTCCGGGGTGAACTGGATGCGGTTGCTCGTACCCTGCACCGTCGCGGCCAGCGCCTTGGCGAGGCTCGTCTTGCCGGTTCCGGGGGCGTCCTCCAGGAGGACGTGGCCCTCGGCGAGCATTGCGGCGATCACCAGGCCCACGACGTCGCGCTTGCCCATGAGTGCACGGTCGACGTTGTCGACGAGGCGGGTGAACGTGCCCTGGAACCAGGCGGCCTGTTCGGGAGTCATCGTCATTGCGGAAATGTCCTGTTCTTGAAGTGAGGTGCGATGAAAAGGCGCATCAGTACCACGTCATCCGTGGCGTGCTGCCGATGCCGTCGATCTCCAGCCAGGGCTGGCGCCCGGTCCAGCCGTAGTAGCAGCTCATCGTCACCGAGCCGTTCGCCGGGATGTAGTAGGTCTTCCCGGAGAAGCGCGGCTCGTGATCGTCCGAGCAGGCGACGAAGTAGTTGCCGGCGGGGAAGTTGGTGACGTTCAGCTGCATGAACGCGCACGAGGAGCTGCTGCAGTTCGGCATGCTGCCACTGGTCGTGCCCTTCGAGAGCGTATACGTCGGCTGTGGCGGGTCAGCTGTCCGCGCCGACGCCGACGCGACCGCCGACACCTGACCCTCCGTGTCGTAGGCACGCACCTGCACGCTGCCCGTCACGCTGTGCCCGTGGTTCACCGATGTGCTGCCGGTGCGCCCCACGTTCTGCCAGCCGCCGCCGTTGATATTGATCTGCATGACTTGGATGCCGCGGCCGTTATCGGCCGGAGCCGACCACGAGTACGTGATCGACGTGCCGCTCGCAGACGCACCCGCGCCCGGCGTGTTCACCGGACCGTAGGGCGCCACCGAGCCGGAGGGCGCGGAGGCCGGGCCGTCGTAGCGCACCCCGTCCAGCGATGTGTACGCGCGCAACGTCACCTGGTAGCTGTTGTTGTTCGCGATGCCGGCGGTGATGGTGGTGCCGTCCCAGTCGCTGCGCCAGCCCGAGCCCACGTTGTACTCGTACTTGACCTCACCCGCGGTCGCGCCGTTGCCGGCAGCCGGCGTGTAAGTCACGTGGATGCGGCTGTTGGCGGCCGGAGTCGTGGCGACCACGTTGGTGGGCGCTCCGGGCGCGACGAACGCGCGTCTCGGCGCCGACTGGGGACTGTCCGCCCCCATGCCCGCCTTATTGGAGGCTGACACGGTGAACGTGTAGTCGGTCGTGGATGCATCGATCACGACCGCCTGGGTCGTCTGACCTGCCGCGACCGGAATCGTGTTGATGAGCGATCCGCCGCGCAGCACCTTGAGGCTGTAACCCGAGATCGCATCGCCGTTGTTGGCAGGGGGCGACCACGCCACCTGCATCTGCGCCTGCGAGCCGACCGGGCTCAGCCGCGCCGTGGTCGGCGCGCCAGGAGCCTCGGGCGCCCGTGCGGGCACCATGCCGGCCGAGGGCGCGCTCCAGCTCGACGGATCGGGAGCGAGGTTCACGGCCTGCACGCGCACCTGGTAGTTGGTGCCGTTCTCCAGACCGTCCCACGTCAGCGAGTTGCCGGTGACCAGCGTCTTCTGCGAGACGCCCGACGGCGGGGCCGGCGAGATCTCCAGGTTGAAGGACTGCACCGGAGAGCCGGGCGTCGACGGGGTGACCCAGGCGACCTTCAGGCTGCGGTCGCCGAACTGCAGGGTCGGCGGGTTCGGGGTGTCCGGACGCGCGTCGGGACGCGCCTCCTCCGAGGGGGCCGACGGGTCGGAGTCGTTGACGCGGTTGGTCGCGATCACGACGAAGTTGTACTTGACGTTGTTGGTCAGCCCGTCCAGCGTGCACGTCGTCGACGCGCACTTCTTCGTGTAGTCGCCCGCCACGGACTTGACCGTATAGCCGGTGATCTCGGCGCCGTTGTTGGCCGGCGGCGTCCACGACAGCACGACGGTGCGGTCCTGCACGCTGGAGACTGTGGGCGTGCCCGGTGCGTCGGGGCGTCCCTGCACCGTCAGACGGATGCGTCCCTCGACCTCGCGGTCGACGTCGGTCGTCACGTCCTGGATGCGGTAACGCACGACCATGGTGCCGAAGAACTTCGCATCCGGCGTCACCTTGACGTTGGTGCCGGAGACCTCGACGGTGCCCTCACCGGTCTCGGTGATCGCCGTGGTGACCTTCAGCGGGGTGTCCGGGAACGGGTTGAAGTCGTTGTCGAGCACCGGCACGGAGACGGTCTTGCCCTGGTGCGCCTCTTCGATGGTGTCGTCGTTGGCCGTCGGCAGCGGACGCGTGGAGGCCGTGACCCGCACGGTGACGCTGCCCTCGATCGCCTCGGTCTGGCCGTCGCTGATGCGGAGCTTGACCGTGGCGGTGGTGCCCTTGGGCGTGTTGGAGCCGGCGCTGACCTGCAGCTCCTGACCCTTGATGCTCGCGCTCATGCCCGTCGGCGAACCGCCGACGATCGTGTAGCTCATGTCATCGAGGTCGTCGGGATCGGGGTCGCGGGTGAGGGCGAGCAGATCCAGCGTCGCGGCATCCTCACCCGGAGCGACATCCATCTGCCCGTTCGAGAACGTCGGCGGCTGGTTGTCGGGCGGGAGCACCGTGATCGGCAGTGTGAGCGTCGCCTTGCGGCCCTCGGGGTCGTCCGGGCCGGTGCCGTCGGTCACCTCGAAGGTGATGGCGTCCTGCCCGAAGTAGCTGTCGGCCGACGTGTAGACCAGCGTGGTCTGGTCCTTGACCAGATCGGCGCCGTTCGAGTGCACCGCCGCGACCTTCGCCGCCTCGGTGATGACGACCTTGGCGCCGCCGACCGCCTTGACGTGGTCGGCGAGCTTGATCTCGATCGTCTCGCCGCTCTTCACCTCGACCGGAGTGACCGTGGTCAGCGTCGGGGGGAGCGAATCGAGCGACGGCACGCGGATGAAGGCGGATGCCGCGAGGCCGTCCTCGTCGGTGATCGTGTACGTGATCAGCTGGGCCTCGTCGCCGAGCACGACGCGCACCTTGCCGTCCGCGAGCACCTTGGCCCCGGCATCCTGAACCGTCACGGTCAGCGCCTTGGTCGTGCCGTCCGGGTCCTCGTCGTTGGCGAGGACCTCGACATCGACGGTGTCCTCCTCGACGTCCTCGGCGCGGATGCGGTCATCGCGCGCCACCGGCCGCTGCAGCGGCACGTCCTCGGCCACCGTGACCTGCAGGACGGCGATGCCCTTGGCCCCGCGCGCATCGCGGATCGTGTACTGCAGCGAGGTCTCGATCGGCTCTCCGGGCGAGGTCACGACGACGCGGTTGCCCTCGACCTTGGCCGACAGGCCGGCGACCTCGGGGAGGATCAGTCCGTCCTTGACGAGCCCGATGGCGTCACCGTCGGGGTCGGAGTCGTTCGCCAGCACCGGCACGGCGACCTTGCGATCCGGACGCATGACGACGGAGTCCTTGACCGCGTACGGCGACTGGTTCGCCGCCTCGCCCGGGGCGATGCCGATGCGGATGGAGGCGGTGCCCTCCTTGCCGAGGCGATCGCGCACCCGGTAGGTGAAGGTGTCCACGCCCGACGAGTCGTCGAAGGCCTGGTAGACGAGCGTGTCCGCGCCTACCTCGACGATGCGCCCCTTCTTGGGGGCCGACGCGATGCCGATCAGATCGACCGAGTCGCCGTCGGCGTCGATGCCGTCCATCGGGATCGCGATCGTGACCTGGGAGCCGGTCAGGGTGCGGGCCACGATGTCGCGGGGCCGCGGCGCCTGGTTGGTCTCGGCGTTGACGGGGAGCACCTGGATGGTGACGTAGCCGGCATCCTTCTGACCCGTGCTGTCGGTCACCTCATAGGTGGCGTAGACCGTTCCGGGCTCGTCGGGGGCGCGGAAGCGGAGCACGTCCTGCGAGACGAACAGATCGCCCTCGTCGGGCTTGATCAGCGGCGGCACCAGGTCCGGCGCGACGTGGATCGTGTCGCCGTTGGGGTGGTAGTCGTTCTCGAGCACCGGGATCGTGACGATGTCACCGGCACGGACGATCGCCTGGTCGTCGTTGGCGACCGGGGGGCGCAGCTGCGCGGGCGCGGGCACGGGGATGACCACGACCTCGCCGTCGGCCGTCTGGATGCCGTTGGAGATGCGGTACGCGATGCGCACCTGCGCGCCGAGCGCGGACTGGTCGCTGATGCGGAGCGTCTCGTGGTTGAGGACCGAGACGGCCACACCGGTGCCGGGATCGACCGTCACCGACTGCACCACGAGGATGCCGCCGGCCGGGTCGGCGTCGTTGGCCAGCACGTTCACGAGCACGTCGCCACCGCTGGGCAGCAGTGCGACGTCGCGCACCGCGATCGGGGGCAGGTCGGTGTCGGCGTCCTCGAGCACGTCGACGCGCACGAGACCGGGCACGCCGTTCGGACCGGTCGAGACGAGGTATTGGATGTAATAGGTGCCGGGCTTGTTCGAGACGAACGAGAAGGTCTTGTTGGCGGTGTCGAGCACGACGATCGCATCGGCGACCTCGTCGACGCGCGCGAGGCGCAGCTGCTCACGACCGGAGCTCGTGTCGTTGGCCAGCGGGGCGACGGTGGCCGTCTGCCCGGCGCGCACGACGACGTGGTCGGCGTTGGTGATCGGCAGGGTGGAGCCGACGGGACGCACGTCGAAGCGCACGGTCCCTTCGGTGACGTCGGTCCCGTCCGAGACGATGATCGTGACATCCTTGCGACCCTGGGTTCCGCCGATGGCGCGGTAGGTGATGCGGCCGTCCGAGGTGAAGTCGGCCTCGTCGCCCTCGGCGGGCACGACGGCCTGCAGGAAGACGTCATCGCCGTCCGGGTCGATCCAGTCGGGCAGCACGTTGTAGGTGACGGTGCCGCCGGCCTCGACCGCGACGTTGGTGACGCGCTTCTGCTTCGGCGGAGCGTTGGTGTCCCAATCGTGCACCGCGAGTCGGACGGTGGCGGTGTCTTTGCCACCACGCCCGTCGTCGACCTCGTAGACGAACGAGTCTGCGCCCGTGGCATCCTCCGGGACGGCGATCTGCAGACCTGCGCCGTTGTTGATCGGCTGGATCGTGCCGAGAGCCGGGTTGCCGCCGGGGACCGTGGCGGTCAGCACATCGCCGTCCGCGTCATTGTCGTTGTCGAGCACGGGCAGCACGGTGGTGCGGCCGGGCCGTACGCCGAAGTCGTCGTCCGTCGCGACCGGGACCGTGTTCTCCGGCGTCCGCTCGGGGAGGGTCGTCTCGACGGTCTCCTCGGTGGTCTGCTCGTCTTCCTCGGCATCGCCCTCGGGCGGCGTGATGTCGTTCCAGTTGTCGATGCGCTGCATGCTCTCGCTGGCCATCCAGGCGCTGCCGCCGACGACGTCGTTGAGCACGACCACGTCGCGGTTCTGCCGGAAGGCGAGCACGGATGACTCATCCACACCCTCGATGTCGACGGCGAGGTCGTCCTTGTCGCCGACGCAGTCGCGGATGAACTTCGCCGATCCCGACCACGCGGAGTACGCGCAGCCCTGCAGCACGACGGGTGCGGAGGGGGAGCCCTGCGCGCCGGAGCTCTTCTCGGTCGGCTCGGAGCCGTCCAGCGGGACGCGAACGAGGTGGGACTTCGTGGTCAGGGCCACGGTGGTCGTCTCGGCGGACGGCTGCTGCAGCGCAGCACCATCGGCATCCGGAACCTCTGTGCGCATGCCCGTGGACGTCTGCACCATCGTGCCGCTGAGCACGACGGCGGTCGAGCCGACCGCGGTGATGCCGCTCTCGGCGTCGGCGTCGAGGGGTTCGAGGTTGTGCACGGAGGGGTCGCCGGGCTCGCCCGCTTCGAGGCGGATCGAGAGGATCTGGCTGTCGGCGACCGAGAGCGCGTGGACGGTCCCGTCCACGCCGACCGTGACATCGGCGTTCTTGCCGAGTTCGGCGGTGGGGTCGGTGCCCTCGACCTGGAAGGAACCGATCGCCTCGGAAGGCATGACCCAGAGATCGCCCGAGGTGCGGTCCAGCACGGCGACGGTCGAGCCGCCCAGTACGACCTTCGCGCCACCGGGCACGTCGGCCGAGTCGGCGAGGGTCACCATCGCCGGGTCCACGGTCGTGACCGTGCCCTGCGAGGAGTCCACGACGAGCACAGTGGAGCCGGTCTGGAGAATGTCGTAGTCGTCGGATGCCGCACGCAGGCCGCCGTCGAGCACCTGCGACTCGTGGTTGAAGTGCCCGACGAGCAGGCTCGACTTCTTGGTCACCCAGACGCCGCCGTCGTGCAGATCGACTTCAGTGGTCGGGAACCCCTGATAGACGAACGCCATTGTGGTGATCGCCACCGCGGAGATCGTGACGACACTGGCTGATGCGACGGCGCGCGGACGCGCTCGCAGCCACGCGAAGGTCTTCATGGACCTCGGCCTCCTCAAGGGCAGAGTGCAGGGCGTGGCGGGGGGACCCGACTGCCAAACCGGGCGCGCACTGGGCGAAAAGGAACGCCCACCAGCCTAACCTCGGATTTTCACGCTTCCTGACGAAATGATGGGTACAATTCCCCATCCGTTCCCCGGGTACCACCCATCGCTCGGATGCGCGGGGCAGGGCGGATGCCGGGGGTCAGTCTCCGACGTAGGTGCGGAGGTGCGTGGCGGTCAGCGTATCGGCGTTGGCCACGAGGTCGGCCGGAGTGCCCTCGAACACGACCGTGCCGCCGTCGTGCCCTGCGCCGGGTCCGAGGTCGATGATCCAGTCGGCGTGGGCCATCACGGCCTGGTGGTGCTCGATCACGATGACGCTGTTGCCCGCGTCCACGAGCCGGTCGAGCATCGCGAGCATATTGTCGACGTCGGCGAGGTGCAGACCGGTCGTCGGCTCGTCGAGCACGTAGATCGCGCCCTTCTTCGCCATGCTGATCGCGAGCTTGAGCCGCTGCCGCTCTCCGCCGGACAGGGTGTTCAGCGCCTGCCCGAGCGTGATGTACCCGAGCCCGACGTCGCTCAGCCGTGCCAGCATCGCGATGGCGGGGGCCTTCATGCCCGTGGCGGGCGACGCGAAGAACTCGGATGCCTCGGCCACCGACATCCCGAGCACTTCGGCGATGTTCTTGCCGTCGAGCAGGTACTCCAGCGCCTCGTCGGAGAAGCCGGTACCCTCGCACAGCTCGCACAGGGTCTCGACAGTCGACGCGAAGCCGAGCTCGGTGATGATGACGCCGAGGCCCTTGCAGGCGAGGCAGGCACCCTCGGAGTTGGCGCTGAAGAACGCGGGCTTCACGCCGTTCGCCTTCGCGAACGCGGCGCGGATGCCGTCCAGCAGCCCGGTGTAGGTCGCCGGGCTGCTGCGGCGCGACCCCTTGATGGCGGACTGGTCCACCACGACGACGTCGTCGTACGCGGGGATGTTGCCGTGGATCAGCGACGACTTGCCCGACCCGGCGACACCCGTCACGACCGTGAGGATGCCGAGCGGCACATCGACGTCGACGCCCTTCAGGTTGTGCTGGGTCGCCCCCCGGATCTCGAGGTGCCCCTTCGCCGCACGCACCTCGGGCTTGAGCTGCGCCCGGTGATCGAAGTGCCGGCCGGTGAGCGTGCCGGAGGACCGCAGCCCCGCGACATCCCCCGTGAACATGATCTCGCCGCCGTGCCGCCCCGCGCCGGGGCCGAGGTCCACGACGTGGTCGGCGATCGCGATGACCTCGGGCTTGTGCTCGACGACGAGCACCGTGTTGCCCTTGTCGCGCAGCAGCCGCAGCAGCGCGTTCATCCGTTCGATGTCGTGCGGGTGCAGCCCCGCGGTCGGCTCGTCGAAGACGTAGGTGATGTCGGTCAGGCTCGAGCCGAGGTGACGGATCATCTTCGTGCGCTGCGCCTCGCCGCCCGACAGCGTGCCGGACGCGCGGTCGAGCGACAGGTAGCCCAGACCGATGTCGACGAACGAGTCGACCGTGTCGCGGATGCCCTGCATCAGCGGCGCGACCTCGGCGTCCTCGACCGTGCGCAACCACACCGCGAGGTCGGTGATCTGCATGGCCGCGGCATCCGCGATGCTGATGCCGTTGATCTTCGAGGACCGTGCGCCGTCGTTGAGCCGCGTGCCGCCGCAGTCGGGGCAGTCCGTGAACTTGACGGCCCGCTCGACGAAGGCCCGGATGTGCGGCTGCAGTGCGTCGCGGTCCTTCTTGAGGAAGCTCGCCGTGATCTTCGGGATGAGGCCTTCGTAGGTCATGTTGATCCCCTGGATCTTGACCTTCGTCGGCTCCTTGTAGAGGAAGTCGTGGCGTTCCTGCTCGGTGTAGTCCTTGATGGGCTTCTGCGGGTCCACGAACCCCGACTCGGTGAAGCCGCGGACCATCCAGCCGTCCACGCTGTAGCCGGGGATCGTGAGCGCGCCTTCGGCGAGCGACTTGGAGCTGTCGAACAGCTCGTCGAGGTCGACGTCGCTCACTTCGCCGAGACCCTCGCACCGCGGGCACATACCGCCCGTGATCTCGAACGAGCGGCGCTCCTTCTTGCCCTTGTTCGGTCCGGTCTCGATCTCGATCGCCCCGGCACCCTTGACCGAGGGGACGTTGAAGGAGAACGCCTGGGGCGACCCGACGTGCGGCTGGCCGAGGCGGCTGAACAGCATCCGGAGCATGGCGTGCACGTCCGTCGCGGTGCCGACGGTGGAACGGGCGTTGGCGCCCATTCGCTCCTGGTCGACCAGGATGGCGGCACTGAGGTTCTCCAGCGCGTCGACCTCGGGGCGGCCCGGCGTCGCCATGAACTGCTGCACGAACGTCGGGTACGACTCGTTGATCGCTCGCTGCGACTCCGCCGCGATCGTGCCGAAGACGAGCGAGGACTTGCCCGACCCGCTGACCCCGGTGAAGACGGTGAGCCGCCGCTTGGGCAGATCGACGCTGATGTTCTTCAGGTTGTTCTCGCGGGCGCCGACGACGCGGATCACTCCGTGCGAGTCGGCGACGTGGGCGGATGCTGCGGCTTCAGGCATGTCGGTTTCCTCCGGGAAGTCAGACTAGCGTCCAGTCTCGCGGCCATTCCGGACAGTCTGCTTCCTCGATCCTGCGCGCCCCATACCGCGAGACTGCAACCGAGGGTCGAGACTGCGGGTATTGCCCACAGTCTCGACGTCCCGTTGCAGTCTCGCGCGAAATCCGAGCGAGCGGATGCAGCGATGCCGGATGGCGACGCGCCGCAGGCCGGCGCGTCAGCCCGTGATCGCGAAGTTGTCGACGAAGATCCCGTCGGGGTCGACCTCGGCCTTGATGGCGCGCAGGCGCTCCAGCGTCGCGGGCGGGAAGGCCTCGCCGATCCGCTCGGGCCGCAGCGAGCTGTCGAAGCTCAGGTAGAGGCCCTGCGTGTGCGCGGCGAGATCCGCCCAGGAGCGGTCCAGCCGCGCATGGTTCGCGCCCATCGCGACCACGGAGAAGTTCGCCGAGCGGTGCGCATACGCGGTCGCGTCGTCCGCGACATCCGCCACGGCACCTCCGACCGAACGCAGCTGGAAGAAGTAGGTGTCGCCGGATTCCAGCATCCGCTCGGCCGCCTGCGCGAACTCGGGCGTGATGTGGTTCACGAGCGCCGAACGCGATGTCGGCTCGCCCGCGCCGTACTGCGGCCCGAGGTCGGCGTTGGCCATGACCCGCGCGTAGGTGGTGAGCTGCACCGACTGCTGCACGAGCGGCGCGAGCTCGGCGAAG
This region includes:
- a CDS encoding AAA family ATPase; protein product: MTMTPEQAAWFQGTFTRLVDNVDRALMGKRDVVGLVIAAMLAEGHVLLEDAPGTGKTSLAKALAATVQGTSNRIQFTPDLLPSDVTGVTIYDQAAHKFEFHKGPIFSSIVLADEINRASPKTQSALLEVMEESRVTVDGVTHDAGRPFLVIATQNPIEQAGTYKLPEAQLDRFLVKTSIGYPDLATTEQILAGASDRNPSAHLPALITTSAVADMADLAATTHVESAVLRYTAQLSEATRNDSATRLGVSVRGAISMIRIAKVWAAAQGRHFVTPDDIKDLAAAVWTHRIVLDPEAEFSGTTAETVINRVLDSVGAPQARSAA
- a CDS encoding DUF58 domain-containing protein; translated protein: MTSETLGSIPAGDRAGWREVAGPVASRVLRRTRELLGIARPVTWVLIATALILWIAGEMLGWWELTIAALIIGVTLVLCALFLIGRTAYDVTLDLNRTRVVVGERAVGALTLANTGNRAILPSRVVLPVGSGRGVFSVRRLHAGDEAEELFAIPTQKRGILQVGPVSVVRGDPLGLFERVHRRDEPVDLYVHPRTVLFSGQSLGFLRDLDGLPTTDLSPDDVSFHALREYQPGDDLRHVHWKSTARTGSVMVRQYEETRRSHFVIGLSRSAADYRDGAEFELAISAAGSLGLRALRDSQRVEVRVQGRELPAATGKQFLDALSGLEQSRPREGGIVELAGVVSASIALASVVVLVCGSAVSAAQLRIACARLPYGARALAVVVETGAAPGLRRIGEADVLTVGALDQLAGALRKVLA
- a CDS encoding transglutaminase-like domain-containing protein yields the protein MTDTSTTTARPLRRWLLDLGAALLLLAVPIAGFWPTFGGPGYLVAAIGALIVGLAIATLGALLRWGILIISGLTVAAYFLFGGVLALPHTTVAGVIPTLDTLRQLAVGVVTSWKQLLTTVAPVAASDGHLIVPFLLGLVAAVLTGSLALRARHAAWALVPAGAFLAVQIALGTSQPAFPLVQGAVFAVVALVWLAVRQAWAPAPGAVSIGGDAVASSALRRVVAGGVIIAVAASVGVAASAFAAPDSPRYVLRDVVIPPFDVKQYASPLQGFRGYVRDDLETPLFTVSGLPEGARVRIAAMDAYNGTVYNVSDSGAGSSSAFTPVRGNMSPDAEGTPVTLQVEVGDYAGVWLPDAGATTSVTFSGDRADDLRRSAYYNDSTETGVVTARLRKGDAYTLTTVIPKDVPDEKLAGVRFAPVKLPKQVGVPQDLADVASTAVADASSPIEQARALQLMLSEGGFFSHGLEGETLSRAGHGAERIASLIGGEQMIGDDEQYATAMALLAREVGIPARVVMGFYPDEDQAGGAVFTATGDNLHAWVEVAFDGVGWVPFDPTPPEDQVPADQSTKPRADPKPQVLQPPPPQQEPVDLPPTVPDDRESEDETAVDLALIFAIIGWSALGLGILALLASPFIVIGAVKATRRRRRKAAERNADRISGGWDELRDRAVDFGTPVPTGATHVEDANVIATAFAEPRVTTLARRAEAEVFGPAEPTTADVEEFWRQVDEIVGGMGQRMSFWRRMRARLSLRSLLSGTRLAQLGRIRFASPRRSAEPTPPTEENND